The sequence AGGTCGGCCCGGGTGAGCCGCAGCACCGGTTCCTCGTCCACGTGCAGCCGGGGCTGACCGGTGGTGGAGACGGCGAGTCTCGTACGCAGCGCCTCGTGGCGGCGCAGCACCCCGGTGAGTGCCTCCACGAGCCGCTCGGGGTCGAGGGGACCGGTCAGCCGCAGGGCGTGCGAGCCGGTGGCGACGGCCGGGTGGGTGCGTTCGCGGCGCCACAGCCGGGACTGGAGTGCGGTCGGGGGGACCGGCCCCGCGCCGGAGCGCGGGGCCGGGTGGGCGGGTACGGGCCGGCGGGCGGCCAGCATCAGGCGGGCCAGTTCGCGCTTCGCCTCGGGAAGCGCGGCGAGCGCTCCTTCGAGCCCGGCCGGGTCGGCCATCAGGGACCGTCCGGGTGCTGGAGGGAGCCGAGGAGGGCGGCGGCCTCGTCGTCGCTCATGTTCTCGATCTGCTCGAAGACCGCGAGCAGCCGGTCCTGTTCACCGGCGGCCTCGGCCTTGGCGGCGCGGACCAGTTCGGCGAGCCCGGAGACGGTCGGGCGGCCGAAGAAGTCGGCGAGGGCGATGTCGATGCCGAAGAGGGCGCGGACCCGGGAGACGACGATGGTGGCCTGCAGGGAGCTGCCGCCCAGGGCGAAGAAGTCGCCCTCCACGTCCGGGTTCTGCCATTCGAGCAGCGGGGTGAGGATGTCGCGGCAGATCTGCTCCTCGATGGCGTCGCGGGGCGCGGTGCCGCCCTCGGCCGACAGCTCGGTCGGCTGCGGCAGCGCGGCGGTGTCGACCTTGCCGTGCGGGGTGAGGGGCAGTTCGTCGAGGACGACGACGACCGGCACCATGTAGCCGGGCAGCCGGCCGGCCGCGTAGGCCCGCAGGCCCTCGGCGTCGGCGACCTCGGAGGCGTACGAGCCCACCTGCTCGACCGTGACGTAGGCGGCCAGCATCCGCTCGCCGCCCGCGGCGGGCTGGGCGACCACGACGGCCTGCTGCACGGAGGGGTGTCCGGTGAGCACGGACTCGACCTCGCCCGGCTCGATGCGGTGGCCGCGCACCTTGAGCTGGCGGTCGGTGCGGCCGAGGAAGTCCAGGTTGCCGCCGGGCAGCCAGCGGACCAGGTCGCCGGTGCGGTAGAGGCGCTCGGTCTCGGGGCCGTCCGCATAGGGGTTGTCGGCGAAGCGGTCAGCGGTGAGGTCGGGACGGCCCAGGTAGCCGCGGGCGACGCCGGGGCCGGCGACGCACAGTTCGCCGGGGACGCCGGGCGGGACCGGCCGCAGCCGCTCGTCGAGGACGAAGGCCTGGTGGCCGGGCATGGGGCGGCCGATCGGCGGGTTGCGGTCGTAGCTGCCGGTGCAGTCCATGAGGGTGACGGCGACGGTCGCCTCGGTGGGTCCGTACCCGTTGACGAACCTGCGCTCCCCCGCGGTCCATTCGGCGACCAGCCGGCCGGGGAAGGCCTCGCCGCCCACCGAGACCAGCCGCAGGTCGGGCAGGCCGGCCTGGTCGAGCAACGGCAGCAGGGCGGGCGGGAGTTCCGCGACGGTGACCGCGTCCTCGCGCATCCGGGTCTGCAGCAGGGCCGGGTCGCGGCGCTCGTCGTCGGTGGCGATGACGAGCGCGCCGCCCGCCAGCAGGGTGGTGAAGATCTCGAAGACGGAGACGTCGAAGGTGAGCGGGGCGAACTGCAGGACGCGGTCCTCGGCCCGGATCTCGTAGGCCTTGGCGATGGTGCGGGAGAAGTGGGTGACCGAGCGGTGCTCGATCATGACGCCCTTGGGGGTGCCGCTGCTGCCGGAGGTGTAGAGCACGTAGGCCAGGTCGCCGGGGGTGGCGGTCGGTGCGAGGGAGGGGACCTCCCGGACGGGGGCGGCCGTCCCGGTGGTGACCAGCTCCAGCGGTACGGGCAGCTGTGCGCTCTCGTCGACGAGGGCGTGCCGGATCCTGGCGTCGGCGAGGACGGTACGGGTCCGCTCGGCCGGGGCGGCCGGGTCGATCGGGATGTAGTGGGCGCCCGCCTTGAGCACGCCGAGGACGCCGGCGACGGCGGCCGGGCCGCGGGAGACGCACACGGCGACGGGGTCACCGTGGCGGACCCCGCGGTCGCGCAGCCGGTGGGCGATGGCCTCGGACCAGCGGTCGAGGGCCGCGTAGTCGAGCCGGGTGGAGCCGTGGCGGACGGCGACGGCGTCGGGGTGGATGGTAGCCCGCTCGCGGAACGCGCGGTCCAGGGTGGTGGTCCAGGCCGCCTCGTCGACGGGGCCGCCGCGGGACAGCTCGCGGGCGTGCCGGGAGGCGGCCGGCTCCTCGACCAGGCTGATGTCGCCGACCTGGAGGTCGGGGTTCTCGGCGACCTGCTCCAGGACCTGGCGGAAGGCGCCGAGCAGGGCGCTCGCCGTGCCGTGCCGGTAGAGGGAGGTGTTGTATTCGAGGGAGAGTTCCAGGCCGTCGTTCTCGCCGACCAGGAAGCTCATGTCGAACTTGGCCGCGCCGTCGTGCAGTTGGTCCATGGTGAAGTCGACGTCCGCGGCCTGCGCCCGGTGGGTCCCCCAGCGGCCCAGCGAGGTGAACTCGATCTGGAACAGCGGGTGGCGCAGCGGGTCGCGCACCGGGCGGACGGCCTCGACGACCTGCTCGAAAGGCAGCTCGCTGTTGGTGAAGGAGTCCATGACGGAGGCCGCGGTGCGCGTGACCAGCTCGCGGAAGGTGAGCTGGTCGGTGACCTCGGTGCGCAGGGTGATCATCTGGACGAAGCAGCCGATGACCTGTTCCAGGTCGGGGTGCGGCCGGGAGGCGCTGGCCGTGCCGACGACGACGTCCTCGGTGCGGGTCCAGTGCCGCAACAGCGCGTTGAAGGCGGCGAGCAGGGTGGTGAAGACGGTGGTGCTGTTGGCGTCGGCGAGTTCGGTGAGGCGGTCCAGGAGCTTCTGGTCCAGGGTCAGTTTCAGACCGCGGCCGTCACCTCTGGTCTCGGGGCCGCGCGGGTGGTCGGGCAGGACCTCGGTGGCGACGGCGCCGGCCAGGATCTGGCGCCACTTGGTCGCGAGGGCCCGGCCGTGCTCGTCGTTCTCCAGCTTGGCCCGCTGCCAGGCCGCGAAGTCGGCGTACTCGACGGCGAGCCGGGGAGCCTCGAGGCGCTTGCCCGCGGCGGCCGCCGCGTAGCCCGCGGTCAGTTCCTCGGTGAAGATCCGCGTCGAGCCCGGGTCCCAGGCGACGTGGTGGACGACCCAGAGCAGGACGTGGTGCTCGGGGGCGAGTCGTACGAGGTGGGCGCGGACGGGCGGGCCGGCGGCCAGGTCGAAGGGGGCGGCGGCGCAGCTCGCGGTGAGCTCGGCGAGTTCGCGGTCCGCGTCCTCGCTGCCCGCGAGGTCGGTGCTCTGGACACCGAGCACGAAGGAGGGGACGGGTTCCTGCCAGGGCACTCCGTCGATCTCGACGAGTTTGCTGTGCAGCACCTGGTGGCGGGCGACGACGGCGTTGAGCGCCTCGTGCAGGGCGGCCCGGTCGAGGGGTCCGCCCAGGCCTATGGCCAGGGCTATGTTGTTGCGGGCCTTACCGGCGCCGAGCTTGTCGACGAACCACATCTGCTCCTGCTGGAAGGAGGAGCGGGAGCGCGGTCCGTGGTCGGCGCGCTTCAGTTCGATGCGGCGGCCCACTCCGGCCGTCATCTGGTTGCGCATCCGGCCCAGCAGCCGGGAGCGCTGTCCCTGGGGCAGCCGGCCGAGCCGTTCGGCGAGATCAGACATGGGTTCCTCCGTTGCGGTGCAGGTCGGCGAGGAGAGCGGCGAGCGCGTCGGGCAGGTGCTTGGCGAAGTAGTGGCGGCCGCCGGGGATCACGGCGAGGCGTACGTCGGCCGCGTACCGGCCCCAGGCGCGGTAGCCGTTCGCGTAGCCCTCGGTCGCGTCGTCGGCGTCGCCGATGATGCAGGTGAGCGGGGTGGCCAGGGGGCGGTCGTAGCCGTCCGGGGTGCGGGCGAAGAAGCGGGCGGCTTCGGTCATGTCGTGGCGGACCATCCGCAGGACCGCGGTGAGGTCGCTGTCGTCGAGGACGCCGTCGAAGCCGTCCATGGTGGTCAGGTACGCGACGAGGTCGTCGTCGCCGGAGACGCGTTCCATCTCCAGGGCGTACTCGGGGTCCTCCTCCGGGAGGGCGGCCGCGAGGTCGAGGGCGATCGGGCGCTGCCCCAGCCGTTCCAGTACGTGGGTGGTCTCCAGGGCGGTGACGACTCCGGCGCAGTGGCCGTAGACCGCGTACGGGCCCCGCACGGTGCGGGCGATCTCCGCGGCGGCGAGTTCCGCGAACTCGGGGACCGGCAGCATCGGGCCGGGGCGCAGCGGGTCGTGTCCGGGCGGGGAGACGGCCAGGAGTTCGATGTGCGGCGGGAGCTGGGCGGCCAGTGGCTGGTAGGCGATCGCGTCGCCGCCGCCGTGCGGGAAGCAGACGAGGGTCAACGCGGTGGTTCCGGCGGGGCGTTCGGGGGTGAGCCGGTGCAGCAGTCGGTGCTGCCGCGGGCCCGCTGCCGGGTCCGTTCCGGCGAGTTCGGCGGTGCGGGCGGCGAGACCGGCCGGGGTCGGGTTGCTGAACAGGTCGACGACGCGCAGGGCGGCGGCTCCGCCGTCCGGCAGGGCGGTGGCGACGGCGCGGACCGCGCGCACGGCTGCGAAGGAGTCCCCGCCGAGGGCGAAGAAGTCGTCGTCGGGGGCGACTTCGGGCACGCCCAGCACCTCGGCCCAGACGGCGGCGATCCGCAGGGCGACCGGGTCCGTGTCGGCCGGCGCGGACGCGGATGCGGATGCGGATGCGGCGGGCCGACTCATGGCGGGGCCGGCGGGACGCGGTTCGGGCAGCGCGCCCCGGTCCACCTTGCCGTTGGGGCTCAGCGGCAGCCGCTCCAGCAGCACCAGTTCGGCGGGGACGCAGTGCGGGGGCAGGACGGCGGCGAGGGCGGTCCGTAGGGCCGCGGTGTCGAGGTCGGCGCCCTCCTCGGGGACCACGTAGCCGACGAGACGGTCGGAGCCGGCGGTGCGGCGGGCGGCCACGACGGCCTCGCGGACCCTGGGTCGGTCGCGCAGCGCGCTCTCCACCTCTCCCGGTTCGATGCGGAGCCCGTTGAGCTTGATCCGGAAGTCGGTGCGGCCGAGGAGTTCGATGGTGCCGTCGGCGCCGTAGCGGGCCAGGTCGCCGGTGCGGTAGAGGCGTTCCGTGCGGCCGGGCTCCAGTTCGACGTGGACGAACTTCTCCTCGGTGAGCTCGGGCCGGTTCAGGTAGCCGCGGGCCAGTCCGACGCCGCCGAGGTGGAGTTCGCCGGGGACGCCGACGGGGACGAGGCGGTCGTTCGGGTCGAGGATGTAGGTGAGCTGGTTGGCCATGGGCCGCCCGTACGGGAGCTTCGTCCACTCGGGATCGACCCGGCCGACGGGGAACTCCACCGAGTGGATGGAGGCCTCGGTCGCCCCGCCGAGCGCCACGAAGGACAGGTCGGGCGCGAAGGCGCGGATCCGGTCGGGCTGGGTGACGGGGATCCAGTCGCCGCCGAGGAACGCGGTGCGCAGCTTCGGCAGGCGGGGCCCGCCGGTGTGTTCGAGCTGGTCGGCGAGGAGGCCGAGAAGGGCGGGGGCGGAGTTCCAGACGGTGACGCCGTGCCGCTCGACCAGGTCGGCCCAGTGGGCCGGGTCCTTGGCGGCGGCCGGGTCGGGCAGGACGAGGGTGCCGCCGGCGGCGAGGATGCCGAGGGTCTCGTAGACGCTCATGTCGAAGCTGGGCGAGGACAGGGCGAGGACCGAGTCGCCGGGCCCGATGCCGTACGAGCGGTTGAGGTCGAGCAGGTTGTTGACGACGCCGCGGTGTTCCAGGGCGATGCCCTTGGGGGTGCCGGTGGAGCCCGAGGTGAAGATGACGTAGGCCAGGTCCCGGGAGGTGACGGGGACGGCCGGGCGGGTCGCGGGCAGCTCGGCGAGCGCGGCCCGGTCGGTGTCGAGGAGCACCTGGGCGGTGCCGGCGGGGACGGGCAGCCGGCCGATCAGCTCCGCGTCGGAGACGACGATGGGCGGCGCGGCGTCCTTCAGCAGCAGGGCCAGGCGCTCGGCCGGGTAGTCCGGGTCGAGGGGGACGTAGGCGCCACCGGACTTGAGGACGGCGAGGATCGCGGTGACCAGTCCGGGGCCGCGGCGCAGGCACAGGGCCACGGTCCGGTCGGGGCCGGCGCCGGCTTCGATCAGCCGGTGCGCGAGCCGGTTGGCGCGCTCCTCCAGCTCCCGGTAGGTGATGTTCCAGCCGCCGAGTCCGCCGAGGATCACGGCGGGCGCGTCGGGCCGACGGTCGGCGTGCTGCTCGAACAGCTCGTGCAGGCAGGCGTCCTGGGGGAAGGGGGCGCGGGTGGCGTTCCAGTCGTCCAGGGCGGCCCGGCGCTCGGCGTCGGTGAGCAACGGCAGGGCGGACAGCGGGGCGTCGGGGCGGTCGAGCGCCCCTTCGAGGGTGGTGAGGAAGTGGCCGAGGAGCCGGTCCACGGTCGTGGCGTCGAACAGGGCGGTGGGGTACTCGACGAGGGCGCGGACGGCGGTCCCGGTGTCGTGGACGCTGATCATGAGGTCGTACTTGGTGGCGTGCGAGGAGAAGTCGATGGGCTCGGTGGCGACGCCCGCGAGGCCGGGGGCGGTGTCCGGGGTCTCGTCGAGGAGGAACATCACGGAGGTGAGCGGCGGCCGGCTGGGGTCGCGGGGCAGGCCGAGGGCGTCGACGATCAGGTCGAAGGGCAGTTCCTGGTGCGCGTACGCCTGGAGGGTGGTGTGGCGGGTGGCGCGGACCAGCTCCGCGAAGCCGGGGTCGCCGCCGGTTCGGATGCGCAGCGGCAGGGTGTTGACGAAGAAGCCGATGAGCTCGCCGAAGGCCGGGTGGTCGCGGCCGGAGACGGAGGTGCCGACGACGATGTCCTCCTGGCCGGTCCAGCGGCGCAGGGTGGCGGCGAAGCCGGCCAGCATCGTCATGTAGAGCGTGGCGCCCTCGGACTTGCCGAACTCCCGCAGCCGGGCGATGAGCCGGGGCGGGAGGTCGATGTAGCGGGAGGCGCCGGCGTGGCCGAAGACGGGCGGTCTGGGGCGGTCGGTGGGCAGGTCCACCGGGGTGGCGCCGCCCAGTTCCTCGCGCCAGAAGGAGGTGAGGCTCTCCAGCCGGTCCCCGCTGACGCGGCGGCGCTGCCAGGTGGCGAAGTCGGCGTACTGGAGGGCGAGCGGGGCCGTCGTCTCGGTGGGGGCGCCGGTGCGGGCGGCGTAGGCGCGCTCCAGTTCGGTGTAGAGGACGCGCATGGACCAGCCGTCGGTGACGATGTGGTGCAGGTTGAGGACGAGGACGTGGTCCTCGGCGTCGATCCGGCCGAGCCGGGCCCGCAGCGGGACGGCGCCGGCCAGGTCGAAGGGGGCGCCCGCGTCGGCGTCGTAGAACGGTCGGGCCGCCGCCTCGTCGGGCAGCTCGGTCACCGGGAGGGGAAGCCGGTAGCCGTCGATCACCCGGGGGACGGCCTCGGTGGCGCCCTCCTGGTAGCGGTAGACGGTCCGCAGCACCTCGTGGCGGTCCACGATGTCCTGGAGCGCCGCGTGCAGGGCGGGGACGTCGAGGGGGCCGCGGATGCGGGTGGCGACCGGCACGTTGTAGGCGGGGCTGCCGGGCTGCAGCTGGTCGATGAACCACAGGCGGCGCTGCGCGAAGGAGAGCACCGGTTCTTCGGCGGGGTCGCGGGGTGCCGGCTCAGGGTCCTCCCGTACGGCGGCGCGCCCGCCGGTGCGGCCCGTCAGGGCCTGGAACAGTGCCCGGCGGGACTTCGGCAGTGCGGCTATGCGTTCGGCGAGGGACTCGCTCACCTTGAGCCTCCGTGCGTCTTCGGGAGTCGGGAGAGGGATACGGCGAGGTGGCGCCGCGGGGTGCGCGGCGCTGGGCGTGGGGGGTACGGGCACCGGTTCGGGTGCGGTGTACGGACGTACGGGGTGGGGGCGGGGTGCGGTGCGGAGTGGGCGCCGTTCGGCCGGCACCCACTCCCGCTCCCCCGTCGTGCGTCGATCAGGCGGTGATCCTGGCCTCGTCGGCCGCCGGAGATCCCTCCTCGGCGTTGTCACCGGCGGGCATTTCCTTGATCTTGGCCACCGGTCCGGCGAGCAGGGTCAGGCCGCCGACGATGGTGACCGCGCCGGCCACGGCGAGGCCGGCCGTCAGGCCGATCCCCTCGCCGAGCGCGCCGCCGGCGAAGTAGCCCAGCGACAGGGCGCCGTACACCGCGGAGAGCGCGGTGCCGCTGACGCGGCCCATCTGCTCGTTCGGGGTGACCCCCTGCACGAGGCTGAGGACGTGGATGTCGAACATCGGGGAGACGAAGCCGATGATGGCCTGGACCACGATCAGTCCGACGAAGCCGCCGATCGCCCCGCCCGTCGGCACCAGGATGTAGCCGGCGCCGAGCACGACCGCGGTGATGACGAGCAGGCGGCCCACCGAGAGGCTCTTGGAGACGACCTCGGAGAGCACCGCACCGACGATGACGAAGACCGACATGACGGCGAAGGCGACACCGACCTGGCCGGGGCTGAGGTCCAGCACCTTGTACGCGTAGACGATCAGGAGCGCGTCACCCATCGCGGCACCGAGGTTGACCACGACGTTGGCGGTGAACAGGCCGCGCAGGACCGGGTTGCCGAAGAGCGTCCGCATGCCCTCCTTCATCTCCGCCTTCGCGGAGGCCTTGCGCTCCTCGGTCCGCTCGCGCACGTCCCGGTGGCGGATGACCAGCAGGGCGACGAGCGAGATGAGGAAGGTGAACGCATCGGCGGTGATGGCGCGTGCGGCGCCGAGCAGCTGGATGAGTGCGCCACCGGCGCCCGCACCGACCGCCTCGGCGACGCTGCGGCTGATCTGGAGCTTGGTATTGCCTTCGATGAGATTCTCGGTGCCGATGAGCTGGGGCAGCCAGGACTGGTACGAGACCTCGAAGAAGGTGGTGAGGCAGCCGGTGATGCCGGCCACGATGAAGAGGTGGGTCATGCTGACGGAGTCGAGCGCGAACGCCAGCGGAATCGTGGCCAGGGCCAGGAAACGGCCCAGGTCGGCCACGATCATGACGGTGCGCCTCGACACCCGGTCGGCCACCAGCCCGGCGATCGGGGCGAGCAGCAGGAAGGGGAGGAAGCGCAGCGCGCCCAGCACGCCGACCTCCAAGGCTCCACCGTCCAGCACCACGACCGCGAGGGTCGGTAGCGCCAGAAGGGAGATCTTGTCTCCGAAGTTGCTGACGGTCTGCCCGAACCACAGGCGATTGAAATCGGAATGCCGACCGAGTGCCATGTCGACGCCCTTTTCTGATTGGGTACGGAATTGTCGGACGGCACTGACGCTATGGACCCCGAGTTAGACCCCGGTTATGAATTCCGGGAATGTAGAACTCTTGTAGACATGCGATGAGTTCAGCTGGAGAACCGTGCTATGTCGGCACTCTCGCGGGCGATCCCGGCCGCCACGGCGGGGGTGTGGGGCTCGGCCCCGGGGAAGGGCTCGACGGTCACCGGGGCCCCGCGGCGGCCTCCCGACCAGGTGCCGACGGCCAGGCCGTCGACCAGCACGGTGGCGCGGATCTGCCCGCCGCCGGGCCACACGCGGCGTTCGTGTGCCGCGGGTACCGACAGCTCGCGGCTGCGGTATCCGACGAGGTAGTTGTCATAGGCCGGCAGCAGGCGTACGTCGGGCTCGCCCGGGGTGGGTAGCGGCTCGGATCCGGTCTCGCGTACGGCGGCCCACGCACTCTTGCCCGTGGTGGCCTTCAGCCCCGACCAGTGGACGAAGTCCAGGGCGTCGGACGGTCCGTACGCCGCGCGGTAGCGGCGGGCGAGTTCGCGTTCGGCGGCGGCTCCGGTGAAGGGCAGGGGTCCGGTCGCGGGCAGCCAGTCGTCGAGGAGGACGAAGGTGGCCTCACCCTCCCGCTGCGGGCCGTGGCAGACGCGGCCGGCGAGCGCGGCGCGGCGGATCAGGTGGAAGGCGGACTGGCCCTTCGGTTCCACCCCGAGGGTGGTGAGCCGGTCGGTGAGCTGGGCGCGGGTCAACGGCCCCTCGGCGCCGATCGCTTCGATGATGAGCCGTTCCGAGCGCGCGCACAAGGACTCGTCGAGGCCCAGTTCCCGCAGCCGCCGGGCGGCGAGCGCGAGGTATACCGGGCCGAAGAGGGCCAGCAGCCAGCGGGCGTCGGCGGCCGGCACCAGCTGCAGGGTGCCGCGCATGAACCAGCCGCGGACGGCGGTGCGTTCGACGTCGGTGGCCCGGCGCACCGCGTCCTGGGTCAGCCCGCGGGCCCGTACCCGCAGGCCGAGCTCCGCCGCCGGCAGGTCCTGTGCCTGCACGGCCAGCACCCGGTCGAGGACGGCGGCGACCGATTCCTCCCGGACCTCGCCGCCGATCGCCTGTGCGCGCGCCCTGAGCAGCCGGTCGGTCGTCGTACGTCGTTCCACGTGTCCAGTCTTTCAGCCGTGCGGCCGTGGCCGCGTCTTCTCGTCGCGGGCCGCCACGCGTGCGACGGCCCGCTCACCACCACCGGTCCGGTGCTCCCAACGACGCGCAGGCCCTGTGCCGGGCGGCGGGGAGCCGCCCGGCACAGAGCCGGAGCCGGAGCGTGCCGCGGTCAGCGCTTGCGGCGCAGCACCGCGTAGTAGCCGGGCAACCGCAGCGCGTCGGAGTCCGACTGCGGGTCGATCGCATGCAGTTCTATCGCCTCGTCCTCGACGAGCTCCCACCCGTCCGCGCCGAACGCCTCGGCCAGTTCGGGCCGGGTGAAGCGATGCGAGTGCCGGACGCCGGCCGCCTCCAGCGGGCCGACCAGGTCCTCGGCACGGCCGCGCTTGCCGCCGACGAAGCCGAGGTAGCCGAAGGAGTTGCTGGAGTAGTCGGGCTCGTGGACGATCAGCGTGCCCTCGTCGCCCAGCAGGCGGTCGGCGACGGCGGCGAGCCGGGCCCGGGCCTCGCTGTCCAGGACGTGGAAGACGCCGCGGACGAAGATGTTGTACGGCCCCTCGCCCAGGACGGCGGCCTGCTCGGTGTCGGTCATGTCGATCGCCAGGTAGTCGACGTTCGGCACGCCCTCGGCCTCGCGCTTGGCGTGTTCGATGGCGCTGGCCGAGACGTCGACGCCGATGACCGAGGGGTAGTACGGGGCGAGTTCGCGGCTGTAGCGGCCGTTGCCGCAGCCCAGGTCGATGACCGGCAGGCCGCCGCGGAAGTGGCGTCGCGCCTGGTCCAGCAGCCAGTGGAACTCCTCACCGCTGTCGGCGTCCCAGATGACGTCGCCGCCGCGTCCGGTGCGCCGGATCCCGGCCCAGTACCGCTCCCAGGCGTCGCCGGTGTCGCGCTCCTCGGTCGTGACGGGGGCGGCGTCGTCCTCGCCGGGCGGCGGGGAGTGGCGCTCCCAGATCTCGTCCTCGGCGAGGGCGTCCAGCAGGGCGGTGAACTCCTCGAACATCGAGTCGATGAGTCCGTCCGGGTAGACGGCGGGCAGGAAGTCCCAGTTGAAGGTGAGTCCTTCGGGCTTCTCGAAGACCTGGAAGTCGAGGGAGACCTGCGGGGTCTGGGAGATGCCGTAGACGGGGGCGCCCAGCTCCGTCTCCTCGTACTGCGGCGGGTGGCCGGCGAGGCTGGTCATCACGACGGGCATGGCCGGGGCGAGGGAGCCGCGCAGCTTGGTCAGCTCGCGCAGCACCTGTACCCCGCTGAAGTAGCGGTGTTCCAGGTCGGCCCAGAGCCGGCGCTGGACGGC comes from Streptomyces virginiae and encodes:
- a CDS encoding non-ribosomal peptide synthetase; translated protein: MSDLAERLGRLPQGQRSRLLGRMRNQMTAGVGRRIELKRADHGPRSRSSFQQEQMWFVDKLGAGKARNNIALAIGLGGPLDRAALHEALNAVVARHQVLHSKLVEIDGVPWQEPVPSFVLGVQSTDLAGSEDADRELAELTASCAAAPFDLAAGPPVRAHLVRLAPEHHVLLWVVHHVAWDPGSTRIFTEELTAGYAAAAAGKRLEAPRLAVEYADFAAWQRAKLENDEHGRALATKWRQILAGAVATEVLPDHPRGPETRGDGRGLKLTLDQKLLDRLTELADANSTTVFTTLLAAFNALLRHWTRTEDVVVGTASASRPHPDLEQVIGCFVQMITLRTEVTDQLTFRELVTRTAASVMDSFTNSELPFEQVVEAVRPVRDPLRHPLFQIEFTSLGRWGTHRAQAADVDFTMDQLHDGAAKFDMSFLVGENDGLELSLEYNTSLYRHGTASALLGAFRQVLEQVAENPDLQVGDISLVEEPAASRHARELSRGGPVDEAAWTTTLDRAFRERATIHPDAVAVRHGSTRLDYAALDRWSEAIAHRLRDRGVRHGDPVAVCVSRGPAAVAGVLGVLKAGAHYIPIDPAAPAERTRTVLADARIRHALVDESAQLPVPLELVTTGTAAPVREVPSLAPTATPGDLAYVLYTSGSSGTPKGVMIEHRSVTHFSRTIAKAYEIRAEDRVLQFAPLTFDVSVFEIFTTLLAGGALVIATDDERRDPALLQTRMREDAVTVAELPPALLPLLDQAGLPDLRLVSVGGEAFPGRLVAEWTAGERRFVNGYGPTEATVAVTLMDCTGSYDRNPPIGRPMPGHQAFVLDERLRPVPPGVPGELCVAGPGVARGYLGRPDLTADRFADNPYADGPETERLYRTGDLVRWLPGGNLDFLGRTDRQLKVRGHRIEPGEVESVLTGHPSVQQAVVVAQPAAGGERMLAAYVTVEQVGSYASEVADAEGLRAYAAGRLPGYMVPVVVVLDELPLTPHGKVDTAALPQPTELSAEGGTAPRDAIEEQICRDILTPLLEWQNPDVEGDFFALGGSSLQATIVVSRVRALFGIDIALADFFGRPTVSGLAELVRAAKAEAAGEQDRLLAVFEQIENMSDDEAAALLGSLQHPDGP
- a CDS encoding non-ribosomal peptide synthetase — translated: MSESLAERIAALPKSRRALFQALTGRTGGRAAVREDPEPAPRDPAEEPVLSFAQRRLWFIDQLQPGSPAYNVPVATRIRGPLDVPALHAALQDIVDRHEVLRTVYRYQEGATEAVPRVIDGYRLPLPVTELPDEAAARPFYDADAGAPFDLAGAVPLRARLGRIDAEDHVLVLNLHHIVTDGWSMRVLYTELERAYAARTGAPTETTAPLALQYADFATWQRRRVSGDRLESLTSFWREELGGATPVDLPTDRPRPPVFGHAGASRYIDLPPRLIARLREFGKSEGATLYMTMLAGFAATLRRWTGQEDIVVGTSVSGRDHPAFGELIGFFVNTLPLRIRTGGDPGFAELVRATRHTTLQAYAHQELPFDLIVDALGLPRDPSRPPLTSVMFLLDETPDTAPGLAGVATEPIDFSSHATKYDLMISVHDTGTAVRALVEYPTALFDATTVDRLLGHFLTTLEGALDRPDAPLSALPLLTDAERRAALDDWNATRAPFPQDACLHELFEQHADRRPDAPAVILGGLGGWNITYRELEERANRLAHRLIEAGAGPDRTVALCLRRGPGLVTAILAVLKSGGAYVPLDPDYPAERLALLLKDAAPPIVVSDAELIGRLPVPAGTAQVLLDTDRAALAELPATRPAVPVTSRDLAYVIFTSGSTGTPKGIALEHRGVVNNLLDLNRSYGIGPGDSVLALSSPSFDMSVYETLGILAAGGTLVLPDPAAAKDPAHWADLVERHGVTVWNSAPALLGLLADQLEHTGGPRLPKLRTAFLGGDWIPVTQPDRIRAFAPDLSFVALGGATEASIHSVEFPVGRVDPEWTKLPYGRPMANQLTYILDPNDRLVPVGVPGELHLGGVGLARGYLNRPELTEEKFVHVELEPGRTERLYRTGDLARYGADGTIELLGRTDFRIKLNGLRIEPGEVESALRDRPRVREAVVAARRTAGSDRLVGYVVPEEGADLDTAALRTALAAVLPPHCVPAELVLLERLPLSPNGKVDRGALPEPRPAGPAMSRPAASASASASAPADTDPVALRIAAVWAEVLGVPEVAPDDDFFALGGDSFAAVRAVRAVATALPDGGAAALRVVDLFSNPTPAGLAARTAELAGTDPAAGPRQHRLLHRLTPERPAGTTALTLVCFPHGGGDAIAYQPLAAQLPPHIELLAVSPPGHDPLRPGPMLPVPEFAELAAAEIARTVRGPYAVYGHCAGVVTALETTHVLERLGQRPIALDLAAALPEEDPEYALEMERVSGDDDLVAYLTTMDGFDGVLDDSDLTAVLRMVRHDMTEAARFFARTPDGYDRPLATPLTCIIGDADDATEGYANGYRAWGRYAADVRLAVIPGGRHYFAKHLPDALAALLADLHRNGGTHV
- a CDS encoding MFS transporter, which translates into the protein MALGRHSDFNRLWFGQTVSNFGDKISLLALPTLAVVVLDGGALEVGVLGALRFLPFLLLAPIAGLVADRVSRRTVMIVADLGRFLALATIPLAFALDSVSMTHLFIVAGITGCLTTFFEVSYQSWLPQLIGTENLIEGNTKLQISRSVAEAVGAGAGGALIQLLGAARAITADAFTFLISLVALLVIRHRDVRERTEERKASAKAEMKEGMRTLFGNPVLRGLFTANVVVNLGAAMGDALLIVYAYKVLDLSPGQVGVAFAVMSVFVIVGAVLSEVVSKSLSVGRLLVITAVVLGAGYILVPTGGAIGGFVGLIVVQAIIGFVSPMFDIHVLSLVQGVTPNEQMGRVSGTALSAVYGALSLGYFAGGALGEGIGLTAGLAVAGAVTIVGGLTLLAGPVAKIKEMPAGDNAEEGSPAADEARITA
- a CDS encoding winged helix DNA-binding domain-containing protein, whose amino-acid sequence is MERRTTTDRLLRARAQAIGGEVREESVAAVLDRVLAVQAQDLPAAELGLRVRARGLTQDAVRRATDVERTAVRGWFMRGTLQLVPAADARWLLALFGPVYLALAARRLRELGLDESLCARSERLIIEAIGAEGPLTRAQLTDRLTTLGVEPKGQSAFHLIRRAALAGRVCHGPQREGEATFVLLDDWLPATGPLPFTGAAAERELARRYRAAYGPSDALDFVHWSGLKATTGKSAWAAVRETGSEPLPTPGEPDVRLLPAYDNYLVGYRSRELSVPAAHERRVWPGGGQIRATVLVDGLAVGTWSGGRRGAPVTVEPFPGAEPHTPAVAAGIARESADIARFSS